In Prosthecomicrobium sp. N25, one DNA window encodes the following:
- a CDS encoding ATP-binding protein → MRIGIELGRCGTGESLLMDLEELLSTRLLVQGNSGSGKSHLLRRLLEQSAPHVQQAIIDPEGDFVTFAERYGHVIVDAERSPEDLARIALNIRRHRASAVLDLEGLDAEEQMRCAAAFLNGLFDAEREAWFPMLIAVDEAQLFAPAAAGEVADDARRASLGAMTNLMCRGRKRGLAGIIATQRLAKLAKNVAAEASNFLMGRTFLDIDMARAADLLGMERRQAEAFRDLSSGQFVALGPALSRRPVEVRIGPVETASRSGRPSLMPMPETAPADLEALIFDPGQAPLPAPAAPVAPKAPRTAEILGKVASARAAAPRVPERIEEPADQRSAAEKQAILDGIYRDILADPETGFRPVPLVYQDFLFHCRVHRLDGAAEDLGAFRRRLALARAGLSGEAEDPAWQPVLAMAEVLPEEMQGVFLLVARAAHEQAPCPADEALARAYGSHSPSRGRWLLSYMSERGLIRAETDFRGNRTVVVAGVGWRTEPGHPKGQAPQRPFRAGREPRVRRGGP, encoded by the coding sequence ATGCGGATCGGAATCGAACTCGGGCGGTGCGGCACGGGCGAGAGCCTGCTGATGGATCTCGAGGAACTCCTGTCGACGCGCCTCCTGGTCCAGGGGAACTCCGGCTCGGGCAAATCGCACCTTCTGCGCCGCCTCCTGGAGCAGAGCGCGCCCCACGTCCAGCAGGCGATCATCGACCCGGAGGGGGATTTCGTCACCTTCGCGGAGCGCTACGGCCACGTGATCGTGGACGCCGAGCGCAGCCCGGAGGACCTCGCGCGAATCGCCCTCAACATCCGGCGCCACCGGGCCTCGGCGGTGCTCGATCTCGAGGGCCTCGACGCCGAGGAGCAGATGCGCTGCGCGGCGGCCTTCCTGAACGGGCTCTTCGACGCGGAGCGCGAGGCCTGGTTCCCGATGCTGATCGCCGTCGACGAGGCGCAGCTCTTCGCGCCGGCGGCGGCCGGCGAGGTGGCGGACGACGCGCGGCGGGCCTCGCTCGGGGCGATGACCAACCTCATGTGCCGCGGCCGCAAGCGGGGCCTCGCGGGCATCATCGCCACGCAGCGCCTCGCGAAGCTCGCCAAGAACGTCGCCGCGGAGGCGTCCAACTTCCTGATGGGGCGGACCTTCCTGGACATCGACATGGCGCGGGCGGCCGACCTCCTCGGCATGGAGCGGCGGCAGGCGGAGGCCTTCCGGGATCTGTCCTCGGGCCAGTTCGTGGCGCTCGGGCCGGCCCTGTCGCGGCGGCCGGTGGAGGTCCGGATCGGGCCTGTGGAGACCGCGTCGCGGAGCGGTCGCCCGTCCCTGATGCCGATGCCCGAGACGGCACCGGCGGACCTGGAGGCGCTGATCTTCGATCCCGGCCAGGCTCCCCTTCCCGCCCCTGCCGCCCCCGTCGCGCCGAAGGCGCCGCGCACCGCCGAGATCCTCGGCAAGGTGGCGTCGGCGCGGGCGGCCGCGCCGCGCGTGCCCGAGCGGATCGAGGAACCGGCGGACCAGCGCAGCGCCGCGGAGAAGCAGGCGATCCTCGACGGCATCTACCGGGACATCCTGGCCGACCCGGAGACCGGGTTCCGGCCCGTCCCGCTCGTCTACCAGGACTTCCTGTTCCACTGCCGGGTGCACCGGCTGGACGGCGCGGCGGAGGATCTCGGCGCCTTTCGGCGGCGCCTCGCCCTGGCCCGGGCCGGCCTCTCGGGAGAGGCCGAGGATCCGGCATGGCAGCCCGTGCTCGCGATGGCGGAGGTGCTGCCGGAGGAGATGCAGGGGGTCTTCCTGCTGGTCGCCCGCGCGGCGCACGAACAGGCGCCCTGCCCGGCCGACGAGGCGCTGGCGCGCGCCTACGGCAGCCACTCGCCCTCGCGCGGCCGCTGGCTCCTCAGCTACATGAGCGAGCGCGGCCTGATCCGCGCCGAGACCGACTTCCGCGGCAATCGCACGGTCGTGGTCGCCGGCGTGGGCTGGCGGACCGAGCCCGGCCATCCCAAGGGCCAGGCGCCGCAGCGGCCCTTCCGGGCCGGCCGCGAGCCGCGGGTGCGGCGCGGAGGACCGTAG
- a CDS encoding methyltransferase family protein encodes MTDPAERPNTIPWPPLILVAAALLAFGLGRLAPLPLPGGPIRVGAGAIACLAALGLDLVAMTAMRRARTNILPTRPALTLLTDGAFALSRNPIYLGNALLLAGLGLVFGEGWFLVAALAASLLVDRLAIRREEAHLAARFGEAWRAYAATTPRWIGPIGRRPAGRDGERPVNAGR; translated from the coding sequence ATGACCGACCCTGCCGAACGGCCCAACACGATACCCTGGCCGCCGCTCATCCTCGTGGCCGCCGCCCTCCTCGCCTTCGGGCTCGGCCGGCTCGCGCCGCTGCCGCTCCCGGGCGGCCCGATTCGGGTCGGCGCCGGGGCCATCGCCTGCCTCGCCGCCCTCGGCCTCGACCTCGTCGCCATGACGGCGATGAGGCGGGCCCGCACCAACATCCTGCCGACGCGCCCGGCCCTGACGCTGCTGACGGACGGCGCCTTCGCGCTCTCGCGCAACCCCATCTACCTCGGCAACGCGCTCCTCCTCGCCGGCCTCGGGCTGGTCTTCGGGGAGGGCTGGTTCCTGGTCGCCGCGCTCGCGGCCTCGCTCCTTGTCGACCGCCTCGCCATCCGGCGCGAGGAGGCGCACCTGGCCGCCCGCTTCGGCGAGGCCTGGCGCGCCTACGCGGCCACGACCCCGCGCTGGATCGGCCCGATCGGCCGCCGGCCGGCCGGCCGCGATGGTGAACGCCCCGTCAACGCCGGAAGGTGA
- a CDS encoding transglutaminase-like cysteine peptidase: protein MRGFVFHSLTALSLLAFGAVEASAMNLGGSAGQVRKARASFISERGPVLAPMGHVAFCLKIPTECRKPDGTSGPVDLTADRRAELVAVNEAVNRTIAPRHDRSGPGVIDQWTLAPRAGDCEDYAITKRSRLIERGWPASALRLAIGRTSAGEGHAVLVIRTASGDLVLDNRTDAILPWYATDIRWVSMQSSEDPRFWREI, encoded by the coding sequence ATGCGCGGCTTCGTCTTCCACTCGCTCACGGCCCTCTCGCTCCTCGCCTTCGGCGCCGTCGAGGCCTCGGCCATGAACCTCGGCGGTTCGGCCGGGCAGGTCCGCAAGGCGCGGGCGTCCTTCATCAGCGAGCGCGGCCCCGTGCTCGCCCCCATGGGCCACGTCGCCTTCTGCCTGAAGATCCCGACCGAGTGCCGCAAGCCGGACGGCACCTCGGGGCCGGTCGATCTCACCGCCGACCGCCGCGCCGAACTGGTCGCCGTCAACGAGGCCGTCAACCGGACCATCGCGCCCCGCCACGACCGCTCCGGCCCGGGGGTGATCGACCAGTGGACCCTGGCGCCCCGCGCCGGCGACTGCGAGGATTACGCCATCACCAAGCGCAGCCGCCTGATCGAGCGCGGCTGGCCCGCCTCGGCTCTCCGCCTCGCCATCGGCCGCACTTCGGCCGGGGAGGGCCACGCCGTCCTGGTGATCCGGACCGCGTCCGGCGACCTCGTCCTGGACAACCGCACCGACGCGATCCTGCCCTGGTACGCCACCGACATCCGCTGGGTCTCGATGCAGTCGAGCGAGGATCCACGCTTCTGGCGCGAGATCTGA
- a CDS encoding polysaccharide biosynthesis tyrosine autokinase, whose amino-acid sequence MLTRTPSDGVIQFSNVSQHVAAASAPDIRQLVAMFVRQARIIIACGILFLGLGIAYATTAVPLYTASTTILIDSRKAGMAAQNAVEGALIFESGAIESQVQVLLSDKIVYAVVDKLKLYQNRELMLGETSPFKLFLDKVVRKVNVNALLGTEEPEADLGQMIRASIKDPNYPTGVLRMIAAAYVSKNVSAQRLGRTYVLYVSYTSTSPDLAAQIANEFAQQYLVDQLDSRFDATRRASVWLEDRIEELRAKWLEAANTVQQFKAKNNLVAASGRLINEQQLSEVNTQLIAARSETSRLQARYERLQQILDDKQPFASVTESLGSPVINELRVKYLQVSKQESEISSRLGANHLQASNMRKEMREYERLILDELGRLLENARSEYQIAADREKSLEASLKTAVSGNVADSAQMVRLGELERDAQTYQNLYQTYLARFQDAMQQQSFPVTEARIITPAAAPSLRSWPKTNLIVLASLMVGLGFGTGIGLLRELRDQGFRNGDQVRDILGLSFLGNLPLVPKTKAARPDARKPGATGVSSVNPIMNYTLDAPLTAFAETLRSVKVASDLSIARRSPVVIGVVSMFPGEGKTTVAKNMASLFATQGARTLLIDADLRNPDLTRNIAPQAHLGILDVLAGAVPLEQALIVEERSGLSFLPGATHRRVAHTSELLASPKMRAVLEHASAVYDYVILDLPPIGAVVDARAISPTIDRFLLVIEWGKTPKESTASTLALETGIAEKCLGVVLSKVAMKKLKRYDSFAGYMQDKKNAHNYYEQHES is encoded by the coding sequence ATGTTGACGAGGACCCCGAGCGACGGTGTCATCCAGTTCTCGAATGTCAGCCAACACGTTGCAGCAGCCTCCGCGCCGGACATCCGTCAGCTGGTCGCCATGTTCGTGCGGCAGGCCAGGATCATCATCGCCTGCGGAATCCTGTTCCTCGGCCTGGGCATCGCTTACGCGACCACAGCCGTGCCACTCTACACGGCCAGCACCACGATCCTGATCGACTCGCGCAAGGCCGGCATGGCCGCCCAGAACGCGGTCGAGGGCGCGCTCATCTTCGAATCCGGCGCCATCGAGAGCCAGGTTCAGGTCCTGCTCTCCGATAAGATCGTCTATGCGGTCGTCGACAAGCTGAAGCTTTACCAGAATCGCGAGCTGATGCTCGGCGAGACCTCGCCCTTCAAGCTCTTCCTCGACAAGGTGGTCCGCAAGGTCAACGTCAACGCGCTGCTCGGGACCGAGGAGCCGGAAGCCGATCTCGGGCAGATGATCCGGGCGTCCATCAAGGACCCCAACTATCCGACCGGCGTTCTGCGGATGATCGCCGCCGCCTACGTGAGCAAGAACGTCTCGGCACAGCGTCTCGGCCGCACCTACGTGCTCTACGTCTCCTATACGTCGACGAGCCCGGACCTGGCCGCCCAGATCGCCAACGAGTTCGCGCAGCAATACCTGGTCGACCAGCTCGATTCGCGCTTCGACGCAACGCGGCGCGCCAGCGTGTGGCTGGAGGACCGGATCGAGGAGTTGCGGGCGAAGTGGCTGGAAGCGGCCAACACCGTCCAGCAGTTCAAGGCCAAGAACAACCTCGTGGCCGCCTCGGGACGCCTGATCAACGAGCAGCAGCTGTCCGAGGTCAACACCCAGTTGATCGCGGCCCGCTCGGAGACGTCCCGCCTGCAGGCTCGCTATGAGCGCCTGCAGCAGATCCTCGACGACAAGCAGCCCTTCGCGAGCGTGACGGAATCGCTCGGCAGCCCCGTGATCAACGAGCTGCGGGTGAAGTACCTGCAGGTGTCCAAGCAGGAGTCCGAGATCTCGTCACGGCTCGGGGCGAACCACCTGCAGGCCTCCAACATGCGCAAGGAGATGCGCGAGTACGAGCGGCTGATCCTCGACGAGCTCGGACGCCTGCTCGAGAACGCGCGGAGCGAGTACCAGATCGCGGCCGACCGCGAGAAGTCGCTCGAGGCCTCGCTGAAGACCGCCGTCTCGGGCAACGTCGCCGACAGCGCCCAGATGGTCCGTCTCGGCGAACTGGAGCGCGATGCGCAGACCTACCAGAACCTCTACCAGACCTACCTGGCCCGGTTCCAGGACGCGATGCAGCAGCAGTCGTTCCCGGTGACGGAGGCGCGCATCATCACGCCCGCCGCGGCGCCCTCGCTGCGGAGCTGGCCGAAGACCAACCTGATCGTGCTCGCGTCACTGATGGTCGGCCTCGGCTTCGGGACCGGAATCGGCCTTCTGCGCGAACTGCGCGACCAGGGATTCCGCAACGGCGATCAGGTGCGCGACATCCTGGGCCTGAGCTTCCTCGGCAACCTGCCGCTGGTGCCGAAGACCAAGGCGGCGCGGCCGGACGCCCGGAAGCCCGGCGCGACCGGGGTGTCGTCCGTCAACCCGATCATGAACTACACGCTGGACGCACCGCTGACCGCCTTCGCGGAGACGCTGCGCTCGGTCAAGGTGGCGTCGGACCTGTCGATCGCGCGGCGCTCGCCGGTGGTGATCGGGGTCGTCTCCATGTTCCCGGGCGAGGGCAAGACGACCGTCGCCAAGAACATGGCGTCGCTCTTCGCCACCCAGGGCGCGCGGACGCTGCTGATCGACGCCGACCTGCGCAACCCCGACCTCACCCGCAACATCGCGCCCCAGGCCCATCTCGGCATCCTGGACGTGCTGGCGGGCGCGGTGCCACTCGAGCAGGCCCTGATCGTCGAGGAGCGCAGCGGGCTGAGCTTCCTGCCGGGAGCCACCCACCGCCGCGTCGCGCACACGAGCGAACTGCTCGCCTCGCCGAAGATGCGGGCCGTCCTCGAACACGCCTCCGCGGTCTACGACTACGTCATCCTGGACCTGCCGCCGATCGGCGCGGTGGTCGACGCCCGCGCGATCTCGCCCACGATCGACCGGTTCCTGCTCGTCATCGAATGGGGGAAGACGCCGAAGGAGTCGACCGCGTCCACGCTGGCGCTCGAGACGGGGATCGCCGAGAAGTGCCTCGGCGTCGTGCTCTCGAAGGTCGCGATGAAGAAGCTTAAGCGCTACGATTCCTTCGCCGGCTATATGCAGGACAAGAAGAACGCGCACAACTACTACGAACAGCACGAGTCCTGA
- a CDS encoding O-antigen ligase family protein: protein MAPRDALDGVPGDSLQEAPGLGGRVANVYRTALRIAYILAVAYAVAAYGSVRSSDLAQSTLLLSILAGLAALAPVPTRRAALVGVAAIAVFALLGAVIVLQATPIDDDWPEVLRALEHPVWAEAAEALGRELPGTISVAPTATLASLLAIAGPFLAFGTGLVLFGGDREAGRLWRWLALLGIAVAAVGVLQFLFDPGQLLFQTKTAYITSLTGTFVNRNTAATFFGVSSLLVFAVMVRALVDRGYLPTLPAFWSLLGWSDPAGRRLLRWAGGLVLVLFALILTASRMGVAATVAGWVPLVLYVVQAGREDGPGGRIKAGLGLAVGFAALVLVAGERIIFRSVTRGLDDDRWCLYDAIARGLDEHPLGGTGFGTFYEAFPAYRAADCAPGSAFDRGHSVYLEAAFGLGWPAAAAIIGLGLLVLAVTVARGFAVRQRYRFAPLATLGMVLVAAVHGLVDFSMQINGFAVFFAAALAAGVPQCLPAPRNGPSTVGPRLVDHGAMLLVRAALLAGGVAFAQPALHAASQSLSDVELLRIAGQIESNYPVDPQAVAPYLEPARLAAVARSCRSDSLRAAVTITLKQADLEADRAAALARAEALLSAALACFPTEGNFWLRLAMVQALAGADPENLAPLAVLSQRYAPAEYQVVMARAAFLGQIQPKGEALRAVLDRDLDYVANQATVPDAVFLMGNIPASSGGLLLKKFENTEPERRLLLQRRLYERGR, encoded by the coding sequence ATGGCTCCCCGGGACGCCCTCGACGGCGTGCCCGGGGATTCGCTGCAGGAGGCCCCGGGCCTCGGGGGCCGCGTCGCGAACGTCTATCGGACGGCTCTCCGGATCGCCTACATCCTCGCGGTCGCCTACGCGGTGGCGGCCTACGGATCGGTGCGCAGCTCCGACCTCGCCCAGTCCACCCTGCTGCTGTCGATCCTGGCCGGCCTCGCCGCGCTGGCCCCGGTTCCGACCCGGCGCGCCGCGCTCGTCGGCGTGGCGGCGATCGCGGTCTTCGCGCTGCTCGGCGCGGTGATCGTGCTGCAGGCGACCCCGATCGACGACGACTGGCCGGAGGTGCTGCGGGCGCTCGAGCACCCGGTCTGGGCGGAGGCCGCGGAAGCCCTCGGGCGCGAACTGCCGGGCACAATCTCGGTCGCGCCGACCGCGACGCTCGCCTCGCTCCTGGCGATCGCGGGTCCCTTCCTGGCCTTCGGCACCGGGCTCGTCCTCTTCGGCGGCGACCGGGAAGCCGGACGGCTCTGGCGGTGGCTGGCGCTCCTCGGGATCGCGGTGGCTGCGGTCGGCGTGCTGCAATTCCTGTTCGACCCAGGCCAGCTTCTGTTCCAGACCAAGACCGCCTACATCACCTCGCTGACCGGTACCTTCGTCAACCGGAACACCGCCGCGACCTTCTTCGGCGTGTCGTCGCTCCTGGTCTTCGCCGTCATGGTGCGCGCGCTGGTCGACCGGGGCTACCTGCCGACGCTGCCGGCCTTCTGGTCGCTGCTCGGCTGGAGCGATCCGGCGGGCCGGCGCCTGCTGCGCTGGGCCGGAGGGCTTGTGCTGGTGCTCTTCGCGCTGATCCTGACCGCCTCCCGGATGGGCGTGGCGGCGACGGTCGCCGGCTGGGTCCCGCTCGTCCTCTACGTGGTCCAGGCCGGGCGCGAGGACGGGCCCGGCGGGCGCATCAAGGCCGGACTGGGACTGGCGGTCGGCTTTGCGGCACTCGTCCTGGTGGCGGGCGAGCGGATCATCTTCCGCTCGGTGACGCGCGGGCTCGACGACGACCGCTGGTGCCTCTACGACGCGATCGCCCGGGGGCTCGACGAGCATCCGCTGGGCGGCACGGGGTTCGGCACCTTCTACGAAGCCTTCCCGGCCTACAGGGCGGCCGACTGCGCGCCCGGCAGCGCCTTCGACCGGGGACACAGCGTCTATCTCGAGGCGGCCTTCGGGCTCGGCTGGCCGGCCGCGGCCGCGATCATCGGGCTCGGGCTCCTGGTGCTGGCCGTCACGGTCGCGCGCGGCTTCGCGGTCAGGCAGCGGTACCGGTTCGCGCCTCTCGCGACCCTGGGCATGGTTCTGGTCGCGGCCGTCCACGGGCTGGTCGACTTCTCGATGCAGATCAACGGCTTCGCGGTGTTCTTCGCGGCCGCGCTGGCGGCGGGCGTGCCCCAGTGCCTGCCGGCGCCGCGGAACGGCCCCTCGACCGTCGGTCCGCGCCTGGTCGACCACGGCGCCATGCTGCTGGTGAGAGCCGCACTCCTCGCCGGCGGCGTCGCCTTCGCCCAGCCGGCGCTGCATGCCGCGTCGCAGAGCCTGTCCGACGTGGAACTCCTGCGGATCGCCGGGCAGATCGAAAGCAACTACCCGGTCGATCCACAGGCGGTGGCGCCCTACCTCGAGCCGGCGCGGCTCGCCGCCGTGGCCCGCAGCTGCCGGTCCGACAGCCTGCGGGCGGCCGTGACGATCACGCTGAAGCAGGCGGACCTCGAGGCCGACAGGGCCGCCGCCCTCGCTCGCGCCGAGGCGCTGCTCTCCGCGGCTCTCGCCTGCTTTCCCACCGAGGGGAATTTCTGGCTGAGGCTCGCCATGGTGCAGGCGCTCGCCGGGGCCGACCCGGAAAATCTCGCGCCGCTCGCGGTGCTGTCGCAGCGATACGCGCCGGCCGAATACCAGGTGGTGATGGCCCGCGCCGCCTTCCTCGGCCAGATCCAGCCGAAGGGAGAGGCGCTGCGGGCGGTGCTGGACAGGGACCTGGACTATGTGGCGAACCAGGCGACGGTGCCGGACGCGGTGTTCCTGATGGGGAACATACCCGCGTCCTCGGGAGGGCTCCTGTTGAAGAAATTCGAGAACACCGAGCCGGAACGACGTCTCCTGTTGCAGAGACGCCTCTACGAGCGGGGGCGCTGA
- a CDS encoding polysaccharide biosynthesis/export family protein produces the protein MATLFRVLVLMVTAALLAGCSTLSRDGPDDQAIVSEATATVGQNPATPVLNYALVDLSRDVLEHVIQAPSGSLLASFGAGRAGAPELRVGAGDSIQVTIFESEAGGLFIPREAGSRPGNFVTFPPQLVDRSGSVSVPYAGQIQAAGRTLKEIQRDIELKLANRAIEPQAVVSFIQQRASDVSVVGDVNAPNKISLNPAGERVLDLISRAGGIRYPGYETFVTLQRGKRKSTVYFKELIENPGENIYVAPGDTIYVYREQRSFLAFGASGGNGLFFFEAERVSWAEGVAKAGGLNDDRADPAQAFLYRIVDRRILAKLGVDLTQFPADKGDIPVIFRANFRQPAMFFLAQQFPLQNQDILYVSNADSVELYKFLGLLNNTSATIGNVPQGLARAKQSIGDLGKK, from the coding sequence ATGGCGACCTTGTTCCGAGTTCTCGTGCTGATGGTAACGGCAGCGCTTCTGGCCGGCTGCTCAACCCTGTCGCGCGACGGTCCGGACGATCAGGCGATCGTTTCCGAGGCGACCGCCACGGTCGGGCAGAATCCGGCGACACCCGTTCTCAACTACGCCCTCGTCGACCTGTCGCGGGACGTGCTGGAGCACGTCATCCAGGCCCCGTCGGGCTCGCTGCTGGCGAGCTTCGGGGCCGGCCGGGCCGGCGCGCCGGAACTGCGGGTCGGTGCGGGCGACAGCATCCAGGTGACGATCTTCGAGTCGGAGGCCGGCGGCCTCTTCATCCCGCGCGAGGCGGGGTCGCGCCCGGGCAACTTCGTGACGTTCCCGCCGCAGCTCGTCGACCGTTCGGGCAGCGTCTCGGTCCCCTACGCGGGGCAGATCCAGGCCGCGGGACGGACCCTCAAGGAGATCCAGCGCGACATCGAGCTGAAGCTCGCCAACCGGGCCATCGAGCCGCAGGCGGTGGTCTCCTTCATCCAGCAGCGGGCGTCCGACGTCTCCGTCGTCGGCGACGTCAACGCTCCGAACAAGATTTCGCTGAACCCGGCGGGCGAACGGGTCCTCGACCTGATCTCGCGCGCGGGCGGCATCCGCTACCCGGGCTACGAGACCTTCGTGACCCTGCAGCGCGGCAAGCGCAAGTCGACCGTCTACTTCAAGGAACTGATCGAGAATCCGGGCGAGAACATCTACGTGGCGCCCGGCGACACGATCTACGTCTACCGCGAGCAGCGCTCGTTCCTGGCCTTCGGCGCGTCCGGCGGCAACGGCCTCTTCTTCTTCGAGGCGGAGCGGGTGAGTTGGGCGGAGGGCGTCGCCAAGGCCGGCGGGCTCAACGACGACCGCGCCGATCCGGCCCAGGCCTTCCTGTACCGGATCGTCGACCGGCGGATCCTGGCCAAGCTCGGCGTAGACCTCACCCAGTTCCCGGCCGACAAGGGCGACATCCCGGTCATCTTCAGGGCCAACTTCCGGCAGCCGGCGATGTTCTTCCTGGCCCAGCAGTTCCCGCTGCAGAACCAGGACATCCTGTACGTCTCGAACGCCGACTCGGTGGAGCTCTACAAGTTCCTGGGCCTGCTCAACAACACCTCGGCGACGATCGGCAACGTGCCGCAGGGCCTTGCCAGGGCGAAGCAGAGCATCGGGGACCTTGGCAAGAAGTAG
- a CDS encoding methyltransferase domain-containing protein, whose protein sequence is MVVDYTAITDILACPRCRTKLARDATSTLRCDNPDCEQHGRPFQVLQGVPILVDFRESVLDEEVFFRHAAGSDLPRDPSQQTVSSRAKRFLFGTNQSAERISVEMVRALGARTARPRILVVGGGEIGSGARALYAAAEVDLVGTDIYASANTTLVADGHQLPFLDGAFDGVWIQAVLEHVLDPQTVVAEIHRVLKPGGLVFADTPFMQPVHEGPYDFCRFSLSGHRWLFRRFTLIDAGYTGGPGTSARWLLGYLARALTRSSGAGRAVAAAFFWLRFFDLLAPGRFAADAASGTYFYGERSEQSIRPADAIRFYEEQKALTARKG, encoded by the coding sequence ATGGTTGTAGACTACACCGCAATCACCGACATCCTGGCCTGCCCGCGCTGCCGGACGAAGCTGGCGCGCGACGCGACGTCCACGCTGCGCTGCGACAACCCGGACTGCGAGCAGCACGGGCGGCCGTTCCAAGTCTTGCAGGGGGTCCCCATCCTGGTCGACTTCCGGGAGAGCGTGCTCGACGAGGAGGTCTTCTTCCGGCATGCCGCCGGGTCGGACCTGCCGCGCGACCCGTCGCAGCAGACGGTCTCGAGCCGGGCCAAGCGGTTCCTGTTCGGGACCAACCAGTCGGCGGAGCGCATCTCGGTGGAGATGGTGAGGGCCCTCGGGGCGCGGACGGCACGGCCGCGCATCCTGGTGGTCGGCGGCGGCGAGATCGGCTCGGGGGCCCGCGCGCTCTATGCGGCCGCCGAGGTGGACCTGGTCGGCACGGACATCTACGCCTCCGCGAACACGACCCTGGTGGCCGACGGGCACCAGCTCCCCTTCCTGGATGGCGCCTTCGACGGGGTCTGGATCCAGGCGGTGCTCGAGCACGTGCTGGATCCGCAGACCGTGGTGGCCGAGATTCACCGGGTCCTGAAGCCCGGGGGGCTCGTCTTCGCCGACACGCCCTTCATGCAGCCTGTGCACGAGGGGCCGTACGACTTCTGCCGCTTCAGCCTCAGCGGCCACCGCTGGCTGTTTCGCCGGTTCACCCTCATCGACGCGGGCTACACGGGCGGTCCGGGAACGTCGGCGCGGTGGCTGCTCGGCTATCTCGCCCGCGCCCTGACGCGCAGCAGCGGGGCGGGGCGGGCCGTGGCGGCGGCCTTCTTCTGGCTGCGCTTCTTCGACCTGCTGGCGCCGGGCCGCTTCGCCGCGGATGCGGCCTCCGGCACCTACTTCTACGGCGAGCGGTCGGAACAATCGATCCGGCCGGCGGACGCGATCCGGTTCTACGAGGAGCAGAAGGCGTTGACAGCCCGGAAGGGCTGA
- a CDS encoding glycosyltransferase: protein MAAKVLYVLNGFWHGGAELGLLTLVRNGFLAGTDYRIVVAATLSEDLRRDFAATVGEARIVEATRSRKLTIVALLKLAVVLFRLIRRERPASVVLSLKQANIVGRAVLMAFPRVRCVAFEHIAVLEKGRLTGVYEVLLKALSGRVDEIWADCQATLEETGRYFRERPRRQRVVPLFVADPEALAKAGYGAADPLRIVMAGRLIPRKRHDLALAAVARLTGEGRRLALHIVGTGPTRPDLEALADRLGIRSAVVFEGFVPDWWRRAADHDVFLNLSDQEGFCIVAAEALMVGLPAVMNPVGGIADYARDGEEAILTSLDPEQVAGSLRRVMDDAGLRQRLGTRARARMEQLFSREAYARFTAAVTDDLVRDKAGRADGR, encoded by the coding sequence ATGGCGGCGAAGGTCCTCTACGTGCTCAACGGCTTCTGGCACGGCGGCGCCGAGCTCGGCCTCCTGACGCTCGTGCGCAACGGCTTCCTGGCCGGCACCGACTACCGGATCGTCGTGGCCGCCACCCTCTCGGAGGACCTCAGGCGCGACTTCGCCGCGACGGTCGGGGAGGCACGGATCGTGGAGGCGACGCGGTCGCGCAAGCTCACGATCGTTGCCCTCCTGAAGCTGGCGGTCGTCCTCTTCCGCCTGATCCGGCGGGAGCGGCCGGCCTCGGTCGTGCTGTCCCTCAAGCAGGCCAACATCGTCGGCCGGGCCGTGCTGATGGCCTTCCCGCGCGTCCGCTGCGTGGCGTTCGAGCACATCGCCGTCCTGGAGAAGGGCCGGCTCACGGGCGTCTACGAGGTCCTGCTGAAAGCCCTGTCGGGGCGCGTGGACGAGATCTGGGCCGACTGCCAGGCGACCCTGGAAGAGACCGGCCGATATTTCCGGGAGCGCCCGCGGCGCCAGCGGGTCGTTCCGCTGTTCGTCGCCGATCCCGAGGCGCTCGCCAAGGCCGGCTACGGAGCCGCGGACCCGCTGCGCATCGTGATGGCCGGCCGGCTCATCCCGCGCAAGCGGCACGACCTCGCCCTCGCGGCCGTCGCGCGCCTGACCGGCGAGGGCCGGCGGCTGGCGCTCCACATCGTCGGCACGGGGCCGACCCGGCCGGACCTGGAGGCGCTCGCCGATCGGCTCGGGATCCGCTCGGCGGTCGTGTTCGAGGGCTTCGTCCCGGACTGGTGGCGGCGGGCGGCAGACCACGACGTGTTCCTGAACCTCAGCGACCAGGAGGGGTTCTGCATCGTCGCCGCGGAGGCCCTGATGGTCGGGCTTCCGGCGGTCATGAACCCGGTCGGTGGCATCGCCGACTATGCGCGGGACGGCGAGGAGGCGATCCTGACCTCGCTCGACCCCGAGCAGGTCGCCGGGAGCCTCCGGCGGGTGATGGACGACGCCGGCCTGCGGCAGCGCCTGGGCACCCGGGCGCGGGCTCGCATGGAGCAGCTCTTCTCGCGGGAGGCCTATGCCCGGTTCACCGCCGCGGTAACGGACGACCTCGTGCGGGACAAGGCCGGGCGGGCCGACGGCCGCTGA